A region from the Benincasa hispida cultivar B227 chromosome 12, ASM972705v1, whole genome shotgun sequence genome encodes:
- the LOC120068169 gene encoding E3 ubiquitin-protein ligase PUB23-like yields MEDIHQNLLPPPQPPPPSNTVVDFPPYFRCPISMELMQDPVTISTGVSFERANIEKWFFTYNKKTCPATMQTIVNFDITPNYTLKRLILSWKTKESSSSSSSSPSSSMKYDDVVADLLKNIESTPFKASSLKKLRLLMAMDDVAAVGAKPVFVRANGFDVLVGIITQVAICESADFANFEACEEALGVLSQFPFSKTEKPFELLSRPEAIKSMAIVLQRGSMEGRFYAMEMLQQISKKEYDWNSLTKHHIIDLFKSILELASDEIIKKASTIKTTNFSIITQCRYGTLFSSALELLIEIMESSKKSRLLSIEAGAVCVMIDLLPDSNRSKCEKILHILKLLSECAEGRSAMGEHIMGIATVTKKMSISNTATKIGMKILWLICNYHPSERVLEEMMGCGTVKKLLGILNGDGRSSTKEKAMKIMKLHGSFWRRFPCFPYEFRDYLKLINQ; encoded by the exons ATGGAGGATATCCACCAAAACCTTCTTCCTCCACCACAACCGCCGCCACCGTCGAACACCGTCGTGGACTTTCCGCCATACTTCCGATGCCCTATTTCCATGGAGCTCATGCAAGATCCAGTTACGATTTCCACTGGAGTTTCCTTTGAAAGAGCTAATATTGAGAAGTGGTTCTTCACTTACAATAAGAAAACTTGCCCTGCAACCATGCAAACCATTGTCAACTTTGATATCACACCAAATTATACGCTCAAAAGGCTCATACTTTCTTGGAAAACGAAAGAgtcttcctcctcctcctcctcgtCGCCATCGTCGTCGATGAAGTACGATGATGTTGTGGCTGATCTCTTGAAGAACATCGAGTCGACGCCGTTCAAGGCGAGTTCTTTGAAGAAACTACGGTTGCTCATGGCAATGGATGATGTAGCTGCGGTCGGAGCTAAACCCGTCTTTGTTCGAGCGAATGGGTTTGACGTTCTTGTCGGAATCATCACGCAAGTCGCCATTTGTGAGAGTGCCGATTTCGCTAACTTTGAAGCTTGCGAGGAGGCTTTAGGG GTATTATCTCAATTCCCATTTTCCAAAACTGAAAAGCCATTCGAGTTGCTATCAAGACCAGAAGCCATCAAATCAATGGCGATTGTTTTACAAAGAGGAAGCATGGAAGGAAGGTTTTATGCCATGGAAATGCTCCAACAAATATCCAAAAAGGAATACGATTGGAACTCTTTAACAAAACATCATATCATCGACTTGTTCAAATCAATATTGGAACTTGCATCGGATGAGATAATCAAGAAAGCAAGTACAATTAAGACGACAAATTTCTCAATAATTACACAATG TCGATACGGAACATTGTTCTCGTCTGCCCTAGAGCTTTTGATTGAAATCATGGAATCCTCGAAAAAAAGTCGTCTTCTATCGATCGAGGCCGGTGCTGTTTGCGTCATGATTGATCTTCTTCCTGACTCAAACCGATCGAAGTGCGAGAAAATATTACACATACTCAAACTTCTAAGTGAGTGTGCAGAGGGAAGGTCAGCCATGGGGGAGCATATTATGGGGATAGCAACAGTGACAAAGAAAATGAGTATATCAAACACAGCTACAAAAATTGGGATGAAAATCTTGTGGTTGATTTGCAATTATCATCCTAGTGAGAGGGTTTTAGAAGAAATGATGGGTTGTGGGACAGTGAAGAAGCTTTTAGGGATCTTGAATGGTGATGGAAGATCTTCAACCAAGGAGAAGGCCATGAAGATCATGAAGCTTCATGGGAGTTTTTGGAGGAGGTTTCCTTGTTTTCCTTATGAGTTTAGGGATTATTTGAAATTGATAAATCAATAG